DNA sequence from the Butyricimonas faecalis genome:
GTATTCAAAAAATAATCACGAACTAAAATTTTGGGGAAGTGATTAGTAAAATAATTCAATCCATAAAACTTTACCTTCACAGGAAGGAAAAGTTTTATGGATTGTCTATTTCGGAATGGGGATTCGTTCCCGGTAACAAGGGTTTATATACCTTGGCATTGTTACATAAATCGGCATCCAGATACACGAAAAGCGGAACCGTGTTGAATTACGAACGCCTCGAATTTTTAGGAGATGCCGTACTGGGAGCTATTGTCGCTGAAATTCTATACAAGTTTTTTCCCAACAAGGATGAAGGGTTCATGACTCGTTTACGCTCCAAGATCGTGAGTCGCGAATCATTGAATATTATTGCCATTAAAATGGGGTTGAACGAGGAGGTAATTGCCAAATCGGATATTTCCAAAAACAAACATATTTACGGTGATGTATTCGAGGCTTTTACCGGGGCTATCTACCTGGACCAAGGGTACGATAGAACCAAGGCATTTATCGAGAATTATATTTTCCCTCACTACGTGAATCTGGAAGACCTCGTGTACGTTGACAAAAACTACAAGAGCAGGCTGATTGAATGGGCTCAAAAACAAAAGATTGACCTGAATATCGAGACACTTGAAAGTAATGCCCGTCACGCCAAATTTGTCTGTACGATCTCCATCGGCGAAGAGATCATGGCTCAAGGCACAGGTGCATCAAAAAAAGAAGCGGAGCAAAACTCCGCTGAAAAGGCTATCCAAAAACTCCAAGTTGAAGCACAAGGAGAAATTGAAATCTAATTTATTCTTTCACACGTTCCACGTAAGTACCGTCCTCCGTTTTGATACGGATTTTCTCGCCGGTATTGATGAAAAGAGGAACCATTACTCTTGCACCGGTTTCTACCTCTGCCGGTTTCAACGCCGTGGAAGAAGCGGTATCACCTTTTAATCCCGGCTCCGTGTAAGTCACTTCCAAAACAACTGTCGGCAACAACTCAACATACAACGGGGTTTCCGTGTCTGCGTGTACTACCATTTCAACAGCATCACCTTCTTTCAAGAACTGGGGAGCATTGATCAAATCTTTCGCGATAGGTATTTGCTCGAAAGTTTCCGTGTGCATCATGATATAATCCTCTCCTTCCATGTACAGGAATTGGTAGGGGCGTCTCTCGATGCGTACGACATCGATCTTCACTCCGGAAGTAAACGTATTTTCCAAGGTACGACCGGTTTTGATGTTCTGCATTTTTGTTCTCACGAAAGCAGGACCTTTACCGGGTTTCACATGTTGAAACTGTACAATTCTGTATAAATCGTCTTTGAAAACGATACATAATCCATTTCTAAAATCAGCCGTTGTTGCCATTTATTTTATTTTTTAGATTTAATATTTTTTCATTGAGGGTGCAAAGATAAGGAAATCAGCACAAATCACCAAATACATATAAATTTTAGATGTATGATTTCTCATCGCCACAATCGATAATAAACTCCTAAAGGTAGTGATTTTTCGTAAGAATCAGTAAAATACAACTCACCGAATTGTTCTCCAGAACAATTCCCTACTAGCTGACGCACAATACCACGGGCCAATAAAGCAGACAATCCCATGGAATACAGATTCAGCACAAGAAAACTATTGGAGGATTCCAGCAATTGCCCGCATAAGGTGATTAATTCGTTTATATTTTCCTCTAGCACCCATTTCTCACCATTCGCCCCACGCCCGTAAGCCGGAGGGTCTAGAATAATCCCGTTGTACTTTTTTCCCCGACGCACTTCTCTCTGTACAAACTTTAAAGCATCTTCCACGATCCAACGCACCCCGTCCAAACCGGAAGCCTCCATATTCTCCCTTGCCCAAGAAACGACAGGCTTCACCGAATCCACGTGAGTTACATCCGCACCCGCACTCTTCGCAGCGAGAGTAGCACCGCCCGTGTAAGCAAATAAATTCAGTACTTTTGCTCCCGTACCGATTCGTTTTACCTGATCCGATATAAAATTCCAGTTCTCGGCCTGTTCCGGAAATACCCCCACGTGTTTGAAAGAGGTCAATCCCAATCGCATCCGGATGCTCATATCTCCATAGCGGTAATTCACGAACCATTGCTGTGGCATTTTAGGCTTACAAATCCACTCTCCCCGCTCCTCACTCTTCTTGTCCTTCTTGAAATAAGCATCTGCCCGTTGCTGCCACTCCGCATCGGAAAGTGATTTATTCCATATCGCCTGCGGCTCCGGCCGAGCAATCACGTAACGTCCGAAGCGCTCCAATTTTTCGTACGCTCCACTATCTATCAACTCGTAATCCGTCCAACATGAAGGACTTAGTAGTTTTATATTCATTATCACAAAACTTTTTTCTTCGGCACTGTTGCCACAAAATCTTTTAAATAAAACGGCTCGAAATAAGCCACATCTTCAAATTTTTTATCCTCAAACTTACGTTCGGCAAGTGTTATCATGTTTCCGGCAGAAGTTGCCACCCCATCAATAAACATTGCATTCGGATGTTTTAACACCTCCTTTATCTTATTACTCCCGTTGCCAAAAAACAAGATCTTATGTTCCGATAACAAATCCGCAAATGAATTTTCGTCTATTATCTCCGCATGAATATCACGTACGACATTTCCTATCCGGTCATAAATAGCCGTGTACACTTCCATGCGACGAGCGTCGATCATGGGACAATAGTAAGCCTCTTCGTTCTCTCGACAAGCCACTGCATTTGCCAACGCCTCCAAGGTACTTACCGCAATCAGCGGCTTACCCGCACCAAAACATATCCCTTTGGCTAAAGATACCCCAATGCGCAAGCCCGTGTAGGAACCGGGGCCCATGCTCACAGCCACGGCATCCAAGTCGTTTGCCGTTAAATTATTCTCCTTCAACAAATCATCCACGTATACACCCAGCAAAGTGGAATGATTGAATCCCTCGTCATT
Encoded proteins:
- the tsaB gene encoding tRNA (adenosine(37)-N6)-threonylcarbamoyltransferase complex dimerization subunit type 1 TsaB; protein product: MALILNIDTSTDICSVAIARDEHVVALKENDEGFNHSTLLGVYVDDLLKENNLTANDLDAVAVSMGPGSYTGLRIGVSLAKGICFGAGKPLIAVSTLEALANAVACRENEEAYYCPMIDARRMEVYTAIYDRIGNVVRDIHAEIIDENSFADLLSEHKILFFGNGSNKIKEVLKHPNAMFIDGVATSAGNMITLAERKFEDKKFEDVAYFEPFYLKDFVATVPKKKVL
- the rnc gene encoding ribonuclease III, with product MISKIIQSIKLYLHRKEKFYGLSISEWGFVPGNKGLYTLALLHKSASRYTKSGTVLNYERLEFLGDAVLGAIVAEILYKFFPNKDEGFMTRLRSKIVSRESLNIIAIKMGLNEEVIAKSDISKNKHIYGDVFEAFTGAIYLDQGYDRTKAFIENYIFPHYVNLEDLVYVDKNYKSRLIEWAQKQKIDLNIETLESNARHAKFVCTISIGEEIMAQGTGASKKEAEQNSAEKAIQKLQVEAQGEIEI
- the efp gene encoding elongation factor P, yielding MATTADFRNGLCIVFKDDLYRIVQFQHVKPGKGPAFVRTKMQNIKTGRTLENTFTSGVKIDVVRIERRPYQFLYMEGEDYIMMHTETFEQIPIAKDLINAPQFLKEGDAVEMVVHADTETPLYVELLPTVVLEVTYTEPGLKGDTASSTALKPAEVETGARVMVPLFINTGEKIRIKTEDGTYVERVKE
- a CDS encoding class I SAM-dependent methyltransferase — protein: MNIKLLSPSCWTDYELIDSGAYEKLERFGRYVIARPEPQAIWNKSLSDAEWQQRADAYFKKDKKSEERGEWICKPKMPQQWFVNYRYGDMSIRMRLGLTSFKHVGVFPEQAENWNFISDQVKRIGTGAKVLNLFAYTGGATLAAKSAGADVTHVDSVKPVVSWARENMEASGLDGVRWIVEDALKFVQREVRRGKKYNGIILDPPAYGRGANGEKWVLEENINELITLCGQLLESSNSFLVLNLYSMGLSALLARGIVRQLVGNCSGEQFGELYFTDSYEKSLPLGVYYRLWR